In bacterium, one DNA window encodes the following:
- a CDS encoding phosphoribosylaminoimidazolesuccinocarboxamide synthase — protein sequence MQSLRSTVDLGLQPDRTGKVREIFDLGDELLIVATDRISAYDVVMNQGIPGRGCVLTVMTLAWLDYFNEIPNHLVTAEADLFPAPFRELRAELAGRAMLVRKAEPFPVECIARGYITGSGWRSYQRDGTICGHALPAGLLKSQQLPRPLFTPSTKAATGHDENIVLDRMSALIGAEPTAELASLTLDLYTRAAAYGKAGGVLIADTKFEFGTIDGQVTLIDEVLTPDSSRFWPASEHVPGEEPSSWDKQILRNHLDTLDWNREAPPPVLPEEILERTSRRYLEVLDILFAAEARRWHAILK from the coding sequence ATGCAGTCGTTGCGCAGCACGGTCGATCTCGGCTTGCAGCCGGACCGCACGGGCAAGGTCCGCGAGATATTCGATCTCGGCGACGAGTTGTTGATCGTCGCGACCGACCGCATCTCGGCCTACGATGTCGTGATGAACCAGGGCATCCCCGGCCGGGGTTGCGTACTTACCGTGATGACATTGGCTTGGCTGGATTACTTCAACGAGATTCCCAATCACCTGGTCACGGCGGAGGCGGATCTGTTTCCGGCGCCCTTTCGCGAACTGCGGGCGGAACTGGCCGGGCGCGCGATGCTGGTCCGCAAGGCGGAGCCCTTCCCGGTGGAGTGCATCGCCCGGGGCTACATCACCGGCTCGGGCTGGCGCTCCTACCAGCGCGACGGTACGATCTGCGGCCACGCGCTGCCGGCGGGCCTCCTCAAGTCGCAACAGCTGCCCCGACCCCTGTTCACGCCATCGACCAAGGCCGCGACCGGTCACGACGAGAACATCGTCCTGGACCGCATGAGCGCGCTGATCGGCGCCGAGCCGACGGCCGAGCTCGCGTCCCTGACCCTGGATCTCTACACGCGCGCCGCCGCCTACGGCAAGGCTGGCGGCGTGCTGATCGCCGACACCAAGTTCGAATTCGGCACCATCGACGGACAGGTCACGCTCATCGACGAGGTGCTCACGCCGGACTCCAGCCGCTTCTGGCCCGCCAGCGAGCACGTGCCGGGGGAGGAACCGTCGAGCTGGGACAAGCAGATCCTGCGCAACCACCTGGACACCCTCGACTGGAACCGGGAAGCCCCGCCGCCCGTGCTGCCGGAAGAGATCCTCGAGCGTACCTCCCGGCGCTACCTGGAAGTGCTCGACATCCTCTTCGCCGCGGAGGCCCGCAGATGGCACGCGATCCTGAAATGA